The Miltoncostaea marina DNA window CGCGCGGCAGGTAGGCGTGCCAGACGCCCGCGTCGCGCTCGTGCAGCTCGAGCCGCGTCTCACCCCCCTCCCCGTCGAGCAGGCACAGCTCGACCGCGTCGGCGACGTCCGAGAAGACGGCGAAGTTGGTGCCGGCGCCGTCGTAGGCGGCGCCGAGGGGCAGGGGCGATCCGGGCCAGTTCTCCACGGGCGGCATACCTTCCCCGGGGCGGCGGGGGCAAACCCCCCGCCCCGCCGCGCTATCCGGGCTCGTCGGCGAGGGCGAGCGCGGGCGACTCGCCGCGCGCCCGGCCGGGCCGCGCCGGCACGCGCGCGCACGCCGCGCACGCGAGGCCGGCCAGGCGCCAGGCGGCCACGCCGACCGCGACCGTCAGCGGCATCGCCACGGCGAGCGGCAGCTCGCGCGCCAGCGGGGGGAAGACCTGCCAGTGGGTGAGGTAGATGAACAGCGAGGCGGCCGCGACCGCGCCCGCCGGGCGCACCATCCAGCGCGGCACCCGCACCGCGGGCGCCCACAGCAGCACGAGCAGCCCGCAGGTGACGACCGCCTCCTGGGCGGGGACGCCGAAGAAGCCGGGCACGGTCGCCACCACGAGCGCCGACACCGCGGCCCTCCGGCCGGTGGTCGTCGCCCGGTGGACGGCCCAGCCGAGCAGGAACACCCACGCCACGGCGTGCGGGCGGAACATCAGGTTGTCGCCGGCGCCGAACGCGAGCAGCTCGAACCGGAACAGCAGCGCTCCGGCGAGCAGGACGAGCACGACGGCGAAGGGCCGCCGGCGCTCCCACCGACGCACGGCCGGGATCGCGAACAGCGCGGTCAGCACGATCAGCGTCTGGACGAGCGCCTCGAGGAACCAGTAGTGCCAGCGGCCGTCCGGGCCGAGCTCCTGCGACCCGGTGTAGTTGTTCACGAGCATCGCCGCGCCGGCGCTGTACGACCCCGCGACGAGCACCTGCAACCAGATCCACGCCGAGGCCGGCACCGCCACCCGCGCGATCGCGGCGGCCGAGCGCGCCAGTCGCCGCGGCGCGTCCATCGCGGCGAGCTGGAAGCGGGCGAAGCTGTGGCCGGCGAGCCCGAGCAGCAGGTGCGCCCCGCCGGCGGGCCAGAACGCGGTCATGTGCGACGCCACCACGAGCAGGATCGCCGCCGCGCGCAGGGCGACGCTCGTTTCGAGGCGCGCCCCCCGGCCGCGCTCCCGGGCGCCCGCGGCCAGCTCGGCCACGGTCCGGCGCGGCCAGTCCGGGGGCAGGTGCCCGAGCTCCTCCTCCAGCGCGATCGAGACCTCGACGTACGAGAGCGAGTCGCCGCCGAGCGCGGCGAAGCTGTCGTCCGCGCCCACCCGGTCGCGGCCCACGGCGGCCGCGAGGATCGCCGCCACGCGCCCGGTCGCGGCGCCGGCGTCCGCGCCGGCCGCCGCGGCGACCCCCTCGGGGGCCGCGGCGGGCGGGGGCGCGAGGGCCGCGAGGGCCGGGTAGTCCGTCTTGCCGCTCGGCCCGCGGGGGATCCGCTCCACGGCGACGACCGCGACCCGCGAGGCCGGCACGCCGAGGCGGCCCGCGAGCGACGGGCCCAGGCAGGCGCGCGGCCCGTCGCCGGCCACGGCGACCACCAGGCGCTCGTCGTCGCCCGTGCAGGCCGCCGCGAGGCCGTCCGCGGCGAGCATGCGCTCGACCTCGTCGAGGTCGATGCGCAGGCCGAAGAGCTTCAGGAAGCGGCTGCGGCGGCCCACGATCTCGAGGAGGCCGTCCGGCCCCCGCCGGGCCAGGTCGCCGGTGCGCAGCTCGTCGACGACCCGGCCCAGCGCGAGGTCGGCGGCCTCCCGGGCGTAGCCGAGCATCACGTTGGGGCCGCGGTAGACGAGCTCGCCGACGCCGGGCTCGTCCGCCTCCGGCACGTCGGCCAGGCGCAGCGACCCGCCGGGCACGGGCACGCCGATCGCCGAGGGGCGGGCCTCCGCCAGCGCGGGCGGCAGGTAGGCCATGCGCGCCGTCGCCTCGGTCTGGCCGTACATCACCACGAGCTCCCACCCGCGCTGGCGGCCCAGGCGGGCGTAGCGGCGCACCCGCTCCGGCGCCAGCCGCCCGCCGGCCTGCGTCACGTAGCGCAGCGACGGCAGGTCCATCCCGGCGAACCCGACGCGCTCCAGCAGGTCGAACGTGTGCGGCACGCCCGCGAAGCTGGTCGCGCCGCCCTCGCGCACGAGCGCCCAAAAGGCCGGATCGGCCACCGAGCGGTCCGTCAGCAGCAGGCGCCCGCCGCGCAGCAGGTGCGAGTTCACGACCGACAGGCCGTAGCAGTAGTGCATCGGCAGCGACGTCGCCGCGCGGTCGCGCTCCGTGATCGCCAGGTAGGTCGCGATCGCCTCGGCGTTGGCGTGCAGGGCGGCGTGGGAGATGCGCACCAGGCGCGGCGCGCCGGTCGAGCCGGAGGTCGGCATCAGCAGCGCGAGCTCGGGGTGCAGCTCGTGGCCCGGCTCGGCGCCGCCGGTCGCGATGTCGACCCGGCCGTCGTCGACGGACACGACGGTGTCGGGCCGGAAGCGACCGACCACGGCGGCGTCGCGGGCCGGGGCGCCCGGCGCCGCGAGCCACGCGACGTGGCCGGCCCGCAGCGCGGCGAGGTAGGTGACGAGGGTCTCGACGTCGTTGCCGCCGCGCACCAGCACCAGGCGGCGCCCCGGGCCCAGCTCGCGCGCCCGGGCGTCGGCCCGCTCGGCGAGCTCGCCGTAGGCGACGGGGCGGCCGCGCGCCACCACGGCCACCCGATCGCCGAACCGCTCGAGGGCGCCGGCGAACGGCGGCGCCGCCGCGGCGGCGATCGCGACGGTCTGGGAGGCGGGGGGCGGCACGCCCGCACGTTAGGGGGGCCGAATACGTCTCGCAAGGGCGGTCGTCGCCCCGTATCGCCCCGCCGCGCGGCCCGCGCCGCCCGGCGCCGGCCGCGTTGCGGAGAGCCCGCAGGCGGCCGGCGTGGCGACGCGGATGGCGCGGCGGGGCGAGGGGGCATGATCGGGGTGGACCCCTGCGACGGGAGGACGCCATGGCGGTGCGCAGCAAGACCTTCGAGTACCGGGCGTCGCTCGGCCGCGACGGCGTCATGCTCGCCGAGGGCGCCGATCCGCTCACCACCGCCGCCGGGTGGACGCCGGACCACCTCGTGCTGGCCGCGCTGCTGCGCTGCGCCCTGGGCAGCCTGCGCCACCACGTCGGGCGCGCGGGGATCGAGATGGAAAGCGGCGGCGAGGCGCACGGCGTGGTGGCGCGCCGGGACGAGGACGGGCGCTTCGCGATCGTCGCGGTCGACGTGGCGCTCGACGTGCGGCTCGACCCGCTGCCGAGCGCGGACGACGCCCGCGAGCTCATCCGCAAGGCCGAACGGGACTGCTTCGTCGCGGCCTCGCTGCGGGCGCGCCCCCGCTACGCCTGGACGGTCAACGGCGTGCCCCTCGACGAGGGGGTCGAGGAGGCCGCCCGAGGCCGGGCCGCCGCCGGCGCGTGGTCAGCGGCCGCGACGCCGGGGGGCGAGCCACATGGCCAGGCCCGGGTCGGCGCCGGCTAGCGAGGCGCGCGTCGCCGACCGCGGCCCGAAACGGTCGCGCACCGCGTCGAGCGCCGCGTCGATGCCCGGCGGCGCCGGGGGATCGAGCGGCAGGGTGAGCTGGGCAGCGCCCTCCTCGCCGTCCAGGTTCGCGACGGCGACGCCGAGCAGGGTCAGCCCACGCGCCGCCACGAGCGGTCGAGCCTCGTCGAGCAGGGCCCGGGCCGCCGCGAGCACGGCGCCCGAGGCCGCGGTCGGCCGTGGGAGCGTCCGCGACCGGGTGGCCCGCGAGTAGTCGGCGAAGCGCAGGCGCAGCACCACGGTGCGGCCCGCCCGGCCGGCGGCGCGCATGCGGCGCGTGACCCGGTCCGCCAGGCCGACGAGCACGGTGTCGAGCTCCTCGGCCGATCGCGCGCGCGGCCCCAGGGCCGATTGCGCGCCGAACGTGCGCCGCCGGCGGCGCGCCCGCACGGGTCGCGGGTCGCGGTTCCAGGCGAGCGCGTGGAGCGAGCGGCCCGCCGCCGGGCCGAGCATCGCCGCGATGCGAACCTCCCCGAGCCCGGCGAGCTGACCGACGCGCTCGATGCCGTGGCGGGCGAGCCGGCGCGCGGTCACGGGCCCGACGCCCCACAGGCGCTCCACGCGCAGCCCGTGGAGCAGCGCCAGCTCGCACTCGGGGGGGACCACCATCAGGCCGTCGGGTTTGGCGAGGGCGCTCGCGACCTTCGCGAGGCTCTTCGTGGTCGCCACGCCGACCGTGATCGGCAGGCC harbors:
- the dinB gene encoding DNA polymerase IV yields the protein MFVPREATILHADLDAFYASVEQRDDPRLRGRPVLVGGGVVLAASYEARAHGVAGGMGGAEARRRCPGAVVVPPRWEAYVEASRAVFAVFERTAPVVEGLSIDEAFLDVGGMARSVGTPTRIALRLRDEVRAAAGLPITVGVATTKSLAKVASALAKPDGLMVVPPECELALLHGLRVERLWGVGPVTARRLARHGIERVGQLAGLGEVRIAAMLGPAAGRSLHALAWNRDPRPVRARRRRRTFGAQSALGPRARSAEELDTVLVGLADRVTRRMRAAGRAGRTVVLRLRFADYSRATRSRTLPRPTAASGAVLAAARALLDEARPLVAARGLTLLGVAVANLDGEEGAAQLTLPLDPPAPPGIDAALDAVRDRFGPRSATRASLAGADPGLAMWLAPRRRGR
- a CDS encoding AMP-binding protein translates to MPPPASQTVAIAAAAAPPFAGALERFGDRVAVVARGRPVAYGELAERADARARELGPGRRLVLVRGGNDVETLVTYLAALRAGHVAWLAAPGAPARDAAVVGRFRPDTVVSVDDGRVDIATGGAEPGHELHPELALLMPTSGSTGAPRLVRISHAALHANAEAIATYLAITERDRAATSLPMHYCYGLSVVNSHLLRGGRLLLTDRSVADPAFWALVREGGATSFAGVPHTFDLLERVGFAGMDLPSLRYVTQAGGRLAPERVRRYARLGRQRGWELVVMYGQTEATARMAYLPPALAEARPSAIGVPVPGGSLRLADVPEADEPGVGELVYRGPNVMLGYAREAADLALGRVVDELRTGDLARRGPDGLLEIVGRRSRFLKLFGLRIDLDEVERMLAADGLAAACTGDDERLVVAVAGDGPRACLGPSLAGRLGVPASRVAVVAVERIPRGPSGKTDYPALAALAPPPAAAPEGVAAAAGADAGAATGRVAAILAAAVGRDRVGADDSFAALGGDSLSYVEVSIALEEELGHLPPDWPRRTVAELAAGARERGRGARLETSVALRAAAILLVVASHMTAFWPAGGAHLLLGLAGHSFARFQLAAMDAPRRLARSAAAIARVAVPASAWIWLQVLVAGSYSAGAAMLVNNYTGSQELGPDGRWHYWFLEALVQTLIVLTALFAIPAVRRWERRRPFAVVLVLLAGALLFRFELLAFGAGDNLMFRPHAVAWVFLLGWAVHRATTTGRRAAVSALVVATVPGFFGVPAQEAVVTCGLLVLLWAPAVRVPRWMVRPAGAVAAASLFIYLTHWQVFPPLARELPLAVAMPLTVAVGVAAWRLAGLACAACARVPARPGRARGESPALALADEPG
- a CDS encoding OsmC family protein; this encodes MAVRSKTFEYRASLGRDGVMLAEGADPLTTAAGWTPDHLVLAALLRCALGSLRHHVGRAGIEMESGGEAHGVVARRDEDGRFAIVAVDVALDVRLDPLPSADDARELIRKAERDCFVAASLRARPRYAWTVNGVPLDEGVEEAARGRAAAGAWSAAATPGGEPHGQARVGAG